In Planococcus citri chromosome 4, ihPlaCitr1.1, whole genome shotgun sequence, the genomic window GAACAATATCTCAATAAATTGAATATctcaatgacaaaaaaaaattgtagccaCATATCAACGACACTTATTTTACTTTTacatcgtttttcaaatttatatcaATTCCGTACATCCGTACTTACTTTATCAAAATAATTAGCAGACGAGACAGCTCACGAACTACAACTGGGTAAACCAACAATCAAAATATAATCGATCCTTTTTATCtgctttcaaaaacaatttcatcGCCTCGCTATTCCGGTGATCATTCCTTTTACGCGATTTATACTCCTGCGCAGCTTGTTCACTTCCAAAATACCAACGTAAAAATCCTTCGATCGAATGAAAaccaatttcttcaaaacacACAGCGACAAAAGAATCAGGGCACTTCTGCCAAGCCACCCAAAATTTGTACATATtgatcagaaaattttcgaacagATTATCCATCCGAATGTTACATCTCAATTCAGATAATTCTTTTGGACTAAAGTCACACCATTTCAGAAATTTATCCCAATCGTCCACGGATAATGCTTTGAAATTACCGAACGTCAAAACATGCCGGACTCTTTCCTTGAAAAATCGCTTCAATTCCATCAATCGTTGATCAGGAAACTTCAAACAACGCAGTAATCTgtcgaatatttcaaaacagCTGAATGAAATCCAAAATGACAACAGACCGGTCTCTTTATCAGGAAGGTGACATTCTAGCAATTCGGCTGCTTCTTCCAATGTAAAACAaccatcgaaaaattgaaaacatttacTTAAATAGAAATCAGACTTACGCCCAATGATCCAGCTCAAGTTTCGATTAATTATTCTTGTTCTTACAATACGTGCTTGTTTATCGTCGTCAGCATCCGAACAACAAAACATCAGGTACTCGGACAGCTCTTCGAACAATTCCGATTTCAAGAAATCCGCGAAATTATGTCGCATTAATCCGTAATCTAACATTTCGTTTGTTTTAAACTTGACAACATCGTTTACATTGTTAAAACACAACGGCATCAATTCATGCAGATCTGAGGTCTTGGCGAGACGAGTCAAAGTTAGCCACCATTCGCGCCACATTTTTTGCCCAATTCCATAGTTAGCATCTTTTAGTAGTTCGATCAAGAAACCAAAATCGCGACCAAAAAGGGGACCATACGCATTATCTAAACATGCTGCGAACAAATTCACAACATGATCGTCGTCCTCTTCCGAAGTAATGTAATCTTTCAAATGATCAGGAGCAGAAAGCCATATTTCTTTGAGTATGATCGCTGCATACCTCGAATATTCGCACTTATAAGCCACTTTCGATAACGGCAATAAAATTTCGTACGAAAACGTGGCACCCTCAACGATTGAATTCTTTCCGTAGTTCCAAAGCTGTAAAGCATACTGGCAGTAGACGTCATCTATGGCAAAATATACAATAAATAGAAACCATTTTGATCTcacgaaatttttcagcacCGTATCATTCGAGTTCATTATTATTAAACGAGATGTGTGTTTTGTAGGATCTTCCTTCATCCATCTTTCGTATTCGAAGTGACATTTTTCTTGCGCAATCCAAATTTTGTCTAGGAGGGAACTTTTTTCTTGCGTGTTCAACTTACTCCAAAAGTACTCGATTTCTAACCAGTTTCTCACATAAAACTCAATGTCAGAAAGCAGGCTGGAAAGCGTATACCATTCAGGCGATTTTTGTTCCGGTCCGTAACCTTTCTTCAATTCGCCTCTCATACGAGAACACCAATAATCCATCAAATCGACGCGCTGATAATGATCAGGGACGCTAAAACTGCGTTTACGGAATCGCTTATCATCTTTGACCGACGGCCACAAATGTTCAATATACTCCTCGATGCAATACGAACAAGCGATTTCGAACTTTCTCTCTAAATCGAATCGGCGCAAATTCGAcatgagtaaatttttgattgttctTCTAGAGCAAATACCGCCAGCGGAATCGAAAGCTACAAAGTTGATCATAACTTCAGGAGGTGGTTTCTCGCCTATGAACAATCTAGAATCGTGAATCCATTTTTTGATCTCTTTACTAATTGATTGGATCTTATCATTGATCATCGATCGAATACTCGCTGGGAGGATGAGCGGAAGGTCGCTGGAATTACACCAGGTAATGAACGCGTATTTTGATGCCGCTATATCCTGCAGAGTCCGGGGAATGAAATGGAAATCTGGGAAGGATTCTTGCGACTGGTCGGATTCCATTTCAAGTTCGCCAATTTTCAAAAGGAACTGATGAAAACCCTGGAAATGATCGATCATCTTAATAACGGATAGGTTTCATAACTCGTATCCAGCACTCACTAGTAAGGGAAACTCTTGATTCCGGAATCCCCGATTGGAACGAAACTTGGATAGATTAAAAAGGACCTTTAAAAATCGACCAATCTAATTTTCATTCCGATCGGAGTTTCTCGAGCCGAAGAAATTCCCTTATCAGTAGGATGATGGAATCaaatccaaacaaaaaaaataaggtatgtACTTAATTCTACTTACCAGTGATAACTTTTAATCCATTTAGAAAATACAGTATGTAACTAGCTATTTAAAGGCACAATACCTTTGCAAACCGAACTCGAACTATTCggacaaaattttcacaacatgtAACAAAACATGAGATTTCTTCTATGATATCCTAACTacatatcaaaatcaaaaatcaaacatcAAACACTATCGAGCATTCGAGTTTCGGAGCCGGTTTTATTTCCGGTATTCTCATGAAGAGACGCGTGGTTATCTTTACCCACTACAGGATGCGCAATACGCAATTGAATCGagtaaataaaataggtatcgcggttatcgagtaatctactgctgaaatgggattatttcaagttcactaaaaactttgacacgcCCTAACACCtaacagcctttaaaaaagggcttgAGGGATGCGATTTGGGCCATGGGTCATCCCTTCGGGAGGTCAAtttccacaagaaaaatttcaaaaaatcgccgacctcacccccccccccaccacttcttgctcgaattgacatggaatgacccatgatTAAgtcgtttttgattttaaatagacatattatgtacctacatatttttcatgCAATTCACACAGGGCTCGTAATTAACTTTAGCAATCAAAAAAGTATCTAAAAAAGTGACAAACATGGTCAGAACatttcaatgcagaaaaaaatcaccgaaaaaaccagaacttttcgttttaaataaaaatcaaaaaattcaactcgatagaaacttgttacaataatttcagcaaaagcaggactttttggtaattagtgccaaaaaaattatacttttttgcaatttttgccaaacacttgattttacaactttttagtTCGAAAAAATCTTTGCAATTCGAGGCAACAAAGAGAGAATTtcgcaatttctggcaaaaagaaaaaaaccacacatcAGCACAAACTTTTGAAGATGAGTAaaactttttggacttttttttttgcaaaaaagtacaacttttagcaatttttggcaaaaggcGAAATTTGTTAGACTTCGACAATAATTTTAGCAGAGGCAGAGCTTgggtttcttgaattttttttggaaattttgctatTAGacagtaaatatttttcaaaacgcaAGACTTTCACAATTTTCGCATAAAGCAGTactttttttggacattttcgGCAAAAAGAAGCGGGACTTTcgggaaatttttggcaaattgacaaaaaaataatatttttctcgcaaatttttgtcaaaagagcTGGACCATGTTGCAACTTTTCGCGAAAAGCGGGACgtttcttttggaaaaaaaagctcgCAGCTTTAgagtactcaatttttaaaaaaataaagcaagACTTACaaaattgtagcaaaaaaaaattaattcttggcGATTTTTGACAGTCCtctcaaaaaagtaagacttttgtgattttttgaagaaaaaaacaagagactctggagtttttttttacgagaaatcagagttaacttgaatttttagcaataaacTAAGCTTTTTGATAACTTCGAAATTGACGGTATTTGTCACTATTTTAGTAgatatttttaacaaaacgcgagacatttttttttgttttcttcgcAAAATATAGGATCATGACATTACATGGGAAAACtgaatttcggaaattttttcttaaaaattaacttcagcatctaactaaaattttgaaagaatcaaGTAAAAGTTACAAAGTTACTTCAATTACCTAATATCATCGGGTTAGTACCGTTTTCTATCGTTTACAAAATGTCGTTTTAATTAACTAAATCGCCATTGGTATGCCACTTTTATTAGTACAAATGACTACCGTGCAAACCACCTTTTCTATGTCGGTATCTTTCACattgtatatttttcatttaaaaaataacaaaaaaaagttcaccaaGTAGGCAATAAAAACAAAtacctttatttttttgccgTAGTAGGCGACAAAAccttacataaaaaattataaaatgacaAAGAAATAAATGGGCAACTAGATCATCTTACATAAGAACAATACTAATTAAACGGTggaaaaaactgagaaaaaactTGTGCACGTTGAACAGAAATGAAACTcgaatcaaaatccaaaaatcattaaaaatcacaaaaaaattcaaataacaaaaattttacaaatttagtCTCGAAATCTACACAAAATAGAATTGATTCGAACATAAgtactcgtaaataaaaaaaattgcaacttaATCTGAAAATCGATTCCGATTCCACAAGTTGATCGAAAATCCACCAATAAAATACAACGAATCAATTCGAATTCCAAAATAATATCTAAAAACACATCCCAACGGAGTAAAAATGCATGCAATCAAGTAAGCCACTTTATTATGAAGCCCAAGCCACGAATTATCCTTTCCCAGAAACCGTAGTATCTTTCTACTCTCGAATCATCATTCCTGTCTCTGCCGCGATATTGTTGATTCATCTCTGAGGCAATATTTCGTTTCAATTCTTCCATTtctttcttcaaattcaaaaattcttctctATGGTCTAATTTGTCGTTTCTAAGATATGTGGAAACTTCATCGATGCTTTGTTTCTTCACCTCTGCAGCGATATTCCGCTTCCAGTCTAGGTATTCTTCTTGGCGGTCTAGTTTGTCTTGTCTTAGATGTTGTTTCGTCTCCGAATCAATACTTCGTTTCCAGTCCTCCATTTCTTTCTTTAAATTCACAAGTTCTTTTTCGCGCTCCAATCTGTTTTCTTGCATGACAGCTAACATGATGAATATTCCAGCACCAAACGCGATTTTCGTCCACATTTCGAATACAcgatatcaaaatttaaacacaGCAGATAGCAGATTAGAAAAGCTAATCAAAGCGAACGTTCGACGTGATACACAAAACCGATTTAAGTCTTAACTTCGCCGAATTACACACAACCACAATAACACTACAGAATGCGAAACCGATTTCTGTACCACTTTGTAAACGCGATAGTACAATCTTAAAACGCGTATCGGAATGCAATATTGATACGAAACCGCCACAGGAAacggaaaatatttttacagacTGCACAGAACTCAGAACGGCCAATGAAATGACCATTCGTTCTGTACTAAACTAACAACACGATAAAGACCAATGAGTCAGCTATTTAGGCAGCTGTAGAGCTGACCACTTAAAATAATCTCTACTCGCATACACACACactctacctagtacctacgtttCAATAAAATACGCGCAAGAGTAAAATTTCAGGTGCCCAACAAGCAGTACAACATGCAAAAGCAGTACTTCCAgtcagcaatttttgcaaaattctccTAAAGGACGAAAGAGTTGAGAGAATAACATGGTAAATCTCAAGTTTGATTCCAAATCTTTCAAGAGTGGGAAGGAGGAATTCATGCAAGTTGACATTCTTTCATTTTAAAGAAgatttataggaaaatgaaaaaataaaaaattttaaagaaagaatacaggaaatcaaaaattttaacatagtttgaaaaaaatgacgtctTTAAATGGAAGGTTTATATTGAGGGGGTGGGGAGAGGGGTGAagtgttcaattttaaataaaaagaaaaatctgacaaaatgtCGGAACATCATTTATGAAAGTTTGTTGTATTCACTGTTTTGGTCCAAGTTCTCAAAGCCAGCGAAATTTCATACTTAAACTGAaactttattctaaaaattgttcacttttttccagGTTTTAAttcatgaacttttttttcaagttctcaaaagtcTGACCAAGTgtaacataatttcaaaatgccaGAAAACGTTCataattttccaatattttttaaaaatctgatatacttatacctactcttaatatcaaaaattcatcgtgattttttttttttttaatttgacataatgcaagttgataattttttttttcaattttcaaaaaactcgttcgatcttctttcaaattttcaaaaaactcgttcgatcttctttcaaattttcaaaaaactcgttcgatcttctttcaaattttcaaaagcctgaaatacctacctaaagtcAAAAagtcaaatgatttttttttcgagttttaaaaagtcAGCGTCACACAAATTTCAGAATCCATCGGCGCGGcgcaaaaaacacattttggttaataattttaaaattttggactatttttgcaactttttagcaatttttggcaacgaagtgaatttttgcaatttcggtcaaaaagctaatttttgaccaaaatacgttttagcaatttctgaccaaaaaaaccAAGACATTTGGGCgtctcttgaaataaaaaatacttttggcaattttggtgaaaaagtgagaatttcgtACGAAAGCAAGAGCAACAGTGCAAGACTAcggcaatttcagaaaaaagtagGACCATTTTTACTAGTTAATTATCTAATTGAgggccaaaaaatacatattcttttcaaaatttctgtcaaaaaagcagtatttggacaatttttgaaaaaatgtgagactttttgaaattttttcaaaaaaattgacctttttgctgaaacgcgaaaattttttgtaaattttgatcgaaaaagtaaccattttggagaattattGGCAGAactcaagattttgacaatttcagcaaaaggaaAGGCATTTGGCGATTTTCGGCCAAAAAGCTAGGATTTtagacaaaatttgtcaaaacagggagactttttggaaagtttgaaaaacaggtgacattttgcaacaattttacGCGagttttcgtcaatttttgcaagaagcacgattttgataattttagcaggAATCAagattttatggcaatttttttgcagttttggtggaaaaagtaagaatttctGATAACTTTGGAAGAAACAGAgggatattttggaattttttgaaaaaagtgacaatcattggcaatttttctaaaaagcgaaaatttttgtaaatttttgacaaaagcaaCACttgaataaatggaaaaaaattgaaatttcagcaaaagaaaagttttttttggcaattttagaaaaaaaaagcgtcgggacttttagggaatttttgaaaaaaaaataaaattagaccGAGAAAGCgagattttgtcaatttttggcaaaaagcaagactttgacaattcgAATGAATTACATAGTACATAGTTGATCGAAGTCAATGGAATCAACTTGAGACGATAAAATCTAGTTAAACTGATTGAGccaatttcgattttgaattgAAGCTACCTATAGTGGTACATTTTGAGAATAAGGAGCATTCTCTGAGAACAAAAATCAgcctcaaaatatttcattttctttatcCATGTCTGAAGTACATAAATGCTTGAAAACACGTCGATAAATTAATACTTATAATGTGATGTAGAAAGAATTATCTCAAAATAAAAGCTGTCCAATGGCCCATATCACAATTTTAGGACTTTTTTTGTGGCGAAAATTGGgcccaaaaatatattttaaaaaaatattatgcaaaCCGCAATTCTCCGGGAAAGGGGGAAGGGGTGGTCTAAAAAAAGGCACATAGCGCACATAGCCCTTCACAATTTCGATTCACTCGATATAAACTGCTAATACGAAAAAATTCGTCAGAGCTGGTAACACTGAATACATCATAGTATTGAGTTTCCTTCCCCCAAAAATAAGCatgctcgaaaaaaataaatttcaaaaaagactcACTTGTTGGAATGTATCGGCAAAGGACACGCGCAGATCAAACAATCATTCGGCGATCCGACCGTAGAATTTCCGTAATATCCCATTTCGCACTTCTCGCAATGATCTCCTTTGGTATTATGTTTACAAtcctgaaaaaaacaacaatcacCACGATTATTGATCCAATTTCATAATAATACTCAACTCGGTGACAACTGACATGAAAAACACTGGTATAATACTCACAATGCAAACTCCAGTCGCTTTATCGCAAGTGGCAGCGTGTCCGTTGCATTGGCAAGGTATACAATTACCACCAAAAAGACCGGTGGAAGATCTGTAATACCCGTCAGCACATTCTTCGCAACTCAATCCGACGTAGTTGGAAGGACAATGACACTGCTCCACCGCCAAGGCTATTCCAGAAGAAGGACTATATTCAGGTACACCGATTTCGAAAGATATTCCAACCAGTCTATGGGAAAATACacataaattaatattttccatcatcccgaagtttaaaaaataacatagataagaatgaagaaaaataaataaataaatgaaacataCTCGGTGATATCTCCTCTTTCAACGTACGAAGCCTTGACAAAAATAGCCGTCAAATTCTGCAAAATTAGCATAAAATCTTCACGGCTAACTGGTTCGGAAGCCGGATTCAAGAATTCGGTTTCGACCATTTTCACCGAAATCGGGAAATACGCGTTGCTATCCGGTTGGGCAACCGATGTATACTGAATAAAAGTATTAGCATCActgaataaaatcaaatcagGACCAGCGATGGCgcttcctacaaaaaaaattatccattttcaatttatttcattcCTCATCGTTAAATCATATTCGTGGGAGAAAATTGCTTACTATCGGGAGTGCTGGTATAATGTACGGTATAGTTGAAACTTCCTCCATAAGCAGATAGCTTATTACCGACAAAAGCTTCAGGAGCGATGAAATACGAAGGGGTTTCCAAAATGTAACCCATGTTTACAGATATTCCGCCGTTTTTCACGTCAACTGGTGTCGGTAGTTTGGTGAATTCCAACGTTTTCTCAATATTCACATTCGCCAGAGTCCAGTTTTCGTACGAAATTATCTAAATTGGACAAAACAAAACGTATTCGTTAAATCGAGTATTGATTTCGAGGGCTCAAATAACGAGTGAATTTATGATATATTTACGGCGGATAAGAACAATGTTGAGCTGGAGCATCGGGACGTTCGACCAAAACAGAAACATTTCGTGCATCCGGCGGGATCGTCGCGTTGTAAATTGAACGTACCATCTTTGCAAAGGTCGCAAGCTGCCCCTTGAACGTTCAATTTACACAAACAGGCTGCGTTCGTCTAAAAAGCAAATAAACAATGTAAATCGACATCGTCGAACCTCGAATTTCAAGAGATGAACAGCAAATGGACTCACTTGATTACAAATCTCATCAGTGGTTCCTCTTAAATCGCAGGTACATTTTACACAATGTGGGTAAGCGTAGAATCCGGCCACACATCTGTCGCAAGTTCTTCCTTCGATATTCTTCATACATCTGGCGATAAAATAAATACGAAGGTGTAAAGAATAGACAATCATAGCAGAATTCTACTCAATACACATGATTAGCTATAACGAATCTTACTTGCAAGCTCCAGTAAACAAATCGCACtgcaaattattattttcgacACCCTGATACGCGCAATTACAATCTTCGCAACCGATAATTGGATCAAAACCGTACGTGTAAGCTTGACATTGATTGCATTTCTCGCCGATTACATTTTGAGGACAAATACAGTCACCTGGAACacgattaaatttaaattccaaCTCAATCGATAGTATCAGAATTACATGGATGAGTCATCTTACCGGTATTTGGATCACAGACAGCGGTAGAAGAACAATTACACGATCTGCAATTGGGAAAACCAAAGTAACCAGTTTTGCAGTTATCGCATCGTTTTCCTATCACGTTATCTCGACAAGGGCACTGGCCACCAAATTTCTCGCATTCGAAACTCAACGATCCGTCCCAATCGCAGCGACAGGCCAATGCTCCGTGATTATATTTAGAAGTCAGTGAGAATGTGGCTTCTTTGCAAAAACCTATAAAGAAATAAGGGGTTGATTAAAAAACTCTTTGATTAAAAATAGTTGCATTTCGAAGAGGAAGCACTTgaagattttcaactttgataagaaaaaaaaatcaaaagaatgcATTGTGAACCCATCAAACC contains:
- the LOC135844064 gene encoding uncharacterized protein LOC135844064 — encoded protein: MESDQSQESFPDFHFIPRTLQDIAASKYAFITWCNSSDLPLILPASIRSMINDKIQSISKEIKKWIHDSRLFIGEKPPPEVMINFVAFDSAGGICSRRTIKNLLMSNLRRFDLERKFEIACSYCIEEYIEHLWPSVKDDKRFRKRSFSVPDHYQRVDLMDYWCSRMRGELKKGYGPEQKSPEWYTLSSLLSDIEFYVRNWLEIEYFWSKLNTQEKSSLLDKIWIAQEKCHFEYERWMKEDPTKHTSRLIIMNSNDTVLKNFVRSKWFLFIVYFAIDDVYCQYALQLWNYGKNSIVEGATFSYEILLPLSKVAYKCEYSRYAAIILKEIWLSAPDHLKDYITSEEDDDHVVNLFAACLDNAYGPLFGRDFGFLIELLKDANYGIGQKMWREWWLTLTRLAKTSDLHELMPLCFNNVNDVVKFKTNEMLDYGLMRHNFADFLKSELFEELSEYLMFCCSDADDDKQARIVRTRIINRNLSWIIGRKSDFYLSKCFQFFDGCFTLEEAAELLECHLPDKETGLLSFWISFSCFEIFDRLLRCLKFPDQRLMELKRFFKERVRHVLTFGNFKALSVDDWDKFLKWCDFSPKELSELRCNIRMDNLFENFLINMYKFWVAWQKCPDSFVAVCFEEIGFHSIEGFLRWYFGSEQAAQEYKSRKRNDHRNSEAMKLFLKADKKDRLYFDCWFTQL